One part of the Plasmodium berghei ANKA genome assembly, chromosome: 2 genome encodes these proteins:
- a CDS encoding seipin domain-containing protein, putative, with protein sequence MNSENEGELAKEEIGSNIKECIAGKLKNKNIHVKKIKQFFILKNKYYKLIKKKYRLKIWSGYKVKSRKSEWKGVRTEGWIKKQNKQKKFKYYTSIGLFLKKLIDDIFELIKENYVHINSYLKDALPNINIKYILYIFFIYFLVNIMLFICSLFVYFFLYFHIIPQNKYVHKIDFSLAHDPIDTYLSIEDFCNQKNKTNESIFHLNSQEKKCLKDLNFFFKYENVGEINSNKDTCCFSKNSNNRMDNDFSFFFNKNFNEEIKKRKDIFEKNNEDMLSYFYEKDAEYKYLESNILKGEVNFDNIIKTDNEIQNNGKFYNYFVSFFTKKNNANKLKIKKGYKIDILLNFSYTNNNHNDKLNFLQIDTQVYSYDDSLILKSKKLHMKNKNYDFINKLHLILNAPFYFFNLFIHNKTKLCLINEHKYTDSFKKIRIYIFPAIQMIDANIVVLVYSNFFYYYIYKHPILFLYIIFLLSFVLIFFNTILFLFGGIYYYMYN encoded by the coding sequence atgaatagtGAAAATGAGGGTGAACTGGCGAAAGAGGAAATAGGGAGTAACATAAAAGAGTGTATAGCTggtaaattaaaaaataaaaatattcatgttaaaaaaataaaacaatttttcatattaaaaaacaaatattataaacttataaaaaaaaaatataggtTAAAGATATGGAGTGGTTATAAAGTGAAAAGTAGAAAAAGTGAATGGAAAGGAGTTAGAACAGAAGGATGgataaaaaaacagaataaacaaaaaaaatttaaatattatacaagTATAGGgttgtttttaaaaaagttaaTTGATGATATATTCGAAttaattaaagaaaattatgtacatataaatagttATTTAAAAGATGCCCTTCccaatattaatataaaatatattctatatattttttttatatattttttggtaAATATAATGCTATTTATTTGTTCGTTATTTGTCTATttctttttgtattttcatataattccacaaaataaatatgtacataaaATAGACTTTTCTTTGGCACATGATCCTATTGATACTTATTTAAGTATAGAAGATTTTTGCaaccaaaaaaataaaactaatGAAAGCATTTTTCACCTGAACAGccaggaaaaaaaatgcttaaaagatttgaattttttttttaaatatgaaaatgtaggtgaaataaatagtaataaagACACGTGTTgtttttctaaaaattcaaataatagGATGGATAATgatttttctttcttttttaacaaaaattttaatgaggaaataaaaaaaagaaaagatattttcgaaaaaaataatgaagatatgttgtcttatttttatgaaaaggATGcagaatataaatatttagaaaGTAACATATTAAAAGGAGAAGTTAATTTTgacaatattataaaaacagATAATGAAATACAGAATAATGGGAAattttacaattattttgtttcattttttacaaaaaaaaataatgctaataaacttaaaataaaaaagggatataaaattgatatattattaaatttttcttatacaaataataatcataatgataaattaaattttctaCAAATAGACACACAAGTATATAGCTATGACGATagtttaatattaaaaagtaaaaaattgcatatgaaaaataaaaattatgattttataaataaattgcatttaattttgaatgcgcccttttatttttttaatttatttattcataataaaacaaaattgtgtttaataaatgaacataaatatactgactcatttaaaaaaataagaatatatattttcccaGCAATACAAATGATTGATGCCAATATTGTTGTATTAGTTtattctaattttttttattattacatttataaGCACcctattcttttttta